The proteins below come from a single Parageobacillus thermoglucosidasius genomic window:
- a CDS encoding sigma-54-dependent transcriptional regulator, which yields MPNVLIIDDEREVCTFFLHLLEGKGYCVKLGSNGKDFSAFIQQYSFDLALIDVKLPDTNGLELLKQLKAIQPSCKAIIMTGYSTVKTAVEAIKYGASDYIEKPFDDIDELEKTIEELLDNKLHASQHDMYKLAEALGFVVGMNKEMNDLIKLAYKVAKKNVNVLIEGETGTGKELLARFIHQASMRYDQPFIGINCGALSETLLESELFGHEKGAFTGALKEKKGIFEIANRGTLFLDEIGEASLMTQVKLLRVLETGEYLRVGGETVRRTNARIIAASHVNLSQAVKEKTFREDLLYRLDVVKLTIPPLRERIEDLPVLVEHFLKKLNCALSFSDDAILQMKQYRWPGNVRELFNVVKRAVTLAEGETTIITPDYLPEKIKTETNIPSVPSDETKEKEMNLPSYLTNWTNYILSLWEKNERRLDLPRVFDAVKDLEAQIGRFFVLKALKETLGDKKEAAERLNITVRQLRYLLKEKGTAAKE from the coding sequence ATGCCCAATGTGTTAATTATTGACGATGAACGGGAAGTATGCACGTTTTTTCTTCATTTGTTAGAAGGAAAAGGATATTGTGTCAAGCTGGGGTCGAATGGAAAAGACTTTTCGGCATTCATTCAGCAATATTCATTTGATCTTGCCTTGATCGATGTTAAATTGCCGGATACAAACGGGCTGGAGCTATTAAAACAGTTAAAAGCCATCCAGCCATCGTGCAAGGCGATTATTATGACAGGATATAGCACGGTGAAGACCGCGGTGGAAGCAATTAAGTATGGCGCAAGTGATTATATTGAAAAGCCGTTCGACGATATTGATGAGTTAGAGAAGACGATTGAAGAATTGCTCGATAATAAACTCCATGCATCGCAGCATGATATGTATAAGCTGGCGGAAGCGCTCGGTTTTGTTGTCGGGATGAATAAAGAAATGAACGATTTAATCAAGCTGGCATATAAAGTGGCGAAAAAAAACGTCAACGTGTTAATTGAAGGAGAGACCGGAACGGGAAAAGAGTTGCTGGCGCGTTTTATTCATCAAGCGAGCATGCGCTATGATCAGCCTTTTATCGGAATTAACTGCGGAGCGCTGTCGGAAACGCTCTTGGAGAGCGAATTGTTTGGTCATGAAAAAGGGGCGTTTACCGGTGCGTTGAAAGAAAAGAAAGGAATTTTTGAAATAGCGAACAGAGGGACATTATTTTTGGATGAAATCGGCGAAGCGTCTTTAATGACACAAGTAAAATTATTGCGTGTGCTGGAAACGGGAGAGTATCTTCGCGTCGGTGGCGAAACCGTCCGTAGAACAAACGCGAGAATTATCGCTGCTTCTCATGTCAATCTCAGCCAAGCGGTGAAGGAGAAAACGTTTCGCGAAGACTTATTGTATCGGCTGGATGTGGTTAAATTAACGATCCCTCCTTTGCGGGAACGAATAGAGGATTTGCCTGTTTTGGTAGAACATTTTTTAAAAAAATTGAATTGCGCGCTTTCTTTTTCCGATGATGCCATTTTGCAAATGAAACAATATCGGTGGCCGGGAAATGTCAGAGAGCTTTTTAACGTAGTTAAAAGAGCGGTAACGTTGGCCGAAGGGGAAACGACGATCATCACTCCCGACTATCTTCCAGAAAAAATAAAAACGGAAACGAATATCCCTTCTGTTCCGTCCGATGAAACGAAAGAGAAAGAAATGAATTTGCCATCTTACTTAACAAATTGGACGAACTATATTTTATCATTATGGGAAAAAAACGAGCGGCGCCTTGACCTTCCGCGTGTTTTCGATGCCGTTAAAGATTTAGAAGCACAGATCGGGCGCTTTTTCGTCCTGAAAGCGCTAAAGGAAACGTTAGGAGATAAAAAAGAAGCGGCAGAACGATTAAACATTACGGTGCGCCAGCTTCGCTATTTATTGAAAGAAAAAGGGACTGCTGCCAAAGAATAA
- a CDS encoding thymidine kinase, producing the protein MYVMKQSGWLEVICGSMFSGKSEELIRRVRRATFAKQDVKVFKPTIDNRYSEEAVVSHNGNSVIAIPVSSPQEIFEHISEKTDVIAIDEVQFFSDDIIEVVQTLADRGYRVIVAGLDQDFRGEPFGPVPTLMAIAESVTKLQAVCTVCGSPASRTQRLINGVPASYHDPVILVGASESYEPRCRHHHEVPDKPVKNCQTDNHHVR; encoded by the coding sequence ATGTATGTTATGAAGCAGTCCGGCTGGCTCGAAGTCATTTGTGGAAGCATGTTTTCCGGAAAATCAGAAGAATTGATCCGCCGCGTTCGTCGCGCGACGTTTGCGAAACAAGACGTGAAAGTATTCAAACCGACCATTGATAACCGCTATAGCGAAGAGGCCGTCGTTTCTCACAACGGAAATTCGGTGATTGCTATTCCCGTTTCTTCGCCACAAGAAATTTTTGAACATATTTCTGAGAAAACAGATGTCATCGCCATTGATGAAGTGCAATTTTTTTCCGATGACATTATCGAAGTGGTGCAAACGTTGGCAGACCGCGGTTACCGAGTGATTGTCGCAGGATTGGATCAAGATTTCCGCGGCGAACCGTTTGGGCCTGTACCAACATTAATGGCGATCGCCGAATCGGTGACAAAACTGCAAGCGGTTTGTACGGTATGTGGCTCCCCGGCAAGCCGAACGCAGCGTCTCATTAACGGTGTGCCGGCATCTTATCACGACCCCGTTATTTTAGTGGGAGCGAGCGAATCGTACGAGCCGCGCTGCCGCCACCATCACGAAGTTCCCGATAAGCCAGTGAAAAATTGCCAAACTGACAACCATCACGTCCGTTGA
- the rho gene encoding transcription termination factor Rho: protein MELTLSTLENMKLKELYELARQYKISYYSKLTKKELIFAILKARAEQDGLLFMEGVLEIIQSEGFGFLRPINYSPSSEDIYISASQIRRFDLRNGDKVSGKVRPPKENERYFGLLHVEAVNGEDPEIAKERVHFPALTPLYPNRQMKLETTPDKLSTRIIDLIAPVGFGQRGLIVAPPKAGKTMLLKEIANSITTNHPEVELIVLLIDERPEEVTDIERSVKGDVVSSTFDEVPENHIKVAELVLERAMRLVEHKRDVVILMDSITRLARAYNLVIPPSGRTLSGGIDPAAFHRPKRFFGAARNIEEGGSLTILATALVDTGSRMDDVIYEEFKGTGNMELHLDRSLAERRIFPAIDIRRSGTRKEELLIPKEHLEKLWAIRKTMSDSPDFIERFLSKLRQTTSNEEFFAMLDEEWKNNGIVRI from the coding sequence ATGGAGTTAACACTGTCTACATTAGAAAATATGAAACTGAAAGAGCTATATGAGCTCGCTCGCCAATATAAAATTTCCTATTACAGTAAACTCACAAAGAAAGAGCTTATTTTTGCCATTTTGAAAGCGCGTGCGGAGCAAGACGGACTGCTGTTTATGGAGGGTGTGCTCGAAATCATTCAATCTGAAGGATTCGGTTTTTTACGACCGATCAACTACTCTCCAAGTTCGGAAGATATTTATATTTCCGCATCGCAAATTCGCCGTTTCGATTTGCGGAACGGGGACAAAGTGTCTGGAAAAGTGCGCCCTCCAAAAGAAAACGAGCGCTATTTCGGATTGCTTCATGTCGAAGCAGTCAATGGTGAAGATCCGGAAATCGCGAAGGAACGGGTGCACTTTCCAGCGTTAACGCCATTATACCCAAATCGGCAAATGAAACTGGAAACCACTCCGGACAAGCTGTCAACGAGAATCATCGACTTGATTGCCCCGGTTGGCTTCGGGCAGCGCGGACTGATTGTCGCCCCTCCAAAAGCTGGGAAAACGATGCTATTAAAAGAAATCGCCAACAGCATCACCACAAACCATCCTGAAGTGGAACTCATTGTTCTCCTCATTGACGAACGTCCAGAGGAAGTCACGGATATCGAGCGGTCAGTAAAGGGGGATGTCGTCAGTTCGACGTTTGACGAAGTGCCGGAAAATCATATTAAAGTTGCGGAACTAGTGCTTGAAAGAGCGATGCGTCTTGTCGAACATAAGCGGGATGTTGTCATTCTGATGGACAGCATCACTCGTTTAGCCCGCGCTTATAACTTGGTCATCCCGCCGAGCGGCCGTACGCTTTCAGGGGGGATTGATCCGGCTGCGTTCCATCGTCCGAAACGGTTTTTCGGGGCGGCGCGCAACATTGAAGAAGGCGGCAGCCTTACGATTTTAGCTACGGCCCTTGTTGATACCGGTTCGCGTATGGATGACGTGATATATGAAGAGTTTAAAGGCACCGGAAATATGGAGCTCCACCTTGACCGTTCGCTGGCAGAGCGGCGCATTTTCCCGGCGATCGATATCCGCCGTTCAGGCACGCGCAAAGAGGAACTGCTCATTCCGAAAGAGCATCTTGAAAAATTATGGGCGATTCGGAAAACGATGTCTGATTCCCCTGATTTTATTGAACGATTTTTAAGCAAGCTTCGCCAGACAACATCAAACGAAGAATTTTTCGCCATGTTGGATGAGGAATGGAAAAATAACGGAATCGTGCGGATTTGA
- the adhP gene encoding alcohol dehydrogenase AdhP — protein sequence MKAAVVNEFKQKLEIKEVEKPKLNYGEVLVKIEACGVCHTDLHAAHGDWPVKPKLPLIPGHEGVGIVVEVAEGVKSVKVGDRVGIPWLYSACGECEYCLSGQETLCPHQLNGGYSADGGYAEYCKAPANYVAKIPEHLDPVEVAPILCAGVTTYKALKVSNAKPGEWVAIYGIGGLGHIALQYAKAMGLNVIAVDISDEKIELAKQLGADIAINGLKEDPVEAIQQNVGGAHAAISVAVTKKAFEQAYQSVRRGGCLVVVGLPNEDLPIPIFNTVLNGITVKGSIVGTRKDMQEALDFAARGKVRPIVETAPLEKINEVFERMEKGKINGRVVLTIGVNR from the coding sequence ATGAAAGCGGCAGTTGTCAACGAGTTTAAACAAAAATTAGAAATTAAAGAGGTGGAAAAACCAAAGCTGAATTACGGAGAGGTGCTTGTTAAAATTGAGGCTTGCGGCGTTTGCCACACCGATTTGCATGCGGCGCACGGAGACTGGCCGGTCAAGCCAAAGCTTCCTTTGATTCCTGGACACGAAGGGGTAGGCATCGTCGTCGAGGTGGCAGAAGGGGTAAAATCGGTTAAAGTAGGAGACCGTGTCGGCATTCCATGGCTGTACTCCGCTTGCGGAGAATGTGAATATTGTTTGAGCGGGCAAGAAACGCTTTGTCCGCATCAATTAAATGGCGGATATTCTGCCGATGGAGGATATGCGGAATACTGCAAAGCGCCTGCCAATTATGTCGCAAAAATTCCGGAACACTTGGATCCGGTGGAAGTCGCGCCTATTCTTTGCGCGGGGGTAACGACATACAAAGCGCTAAAGGTATCTAACGCCAAACCGGGAGAATGGGTCGCCATTTACGGAATCGGAGGGTTAGGGCATATCGCCCTTCAATACGCGAAAGCAATGGGATTAAACGTCATCGCGGTCGATATTAGCGATGAAAAGATAGAGCTTGCGAAACAATTAGGCGCTGATATCGCCATCAATGGACTTAAAGAAGATCCTGTGGAAGCCATCCAGCAAAACGTGGGCGGAGCGCATGCCGCCATTAGCGTTGCCGTCACGAAAAAAGCGTTCGAACAAGCCTATCAATCCGTGAGACGCGGCGGATGCCTTGTTGTTGTCGGTCTGCCTAATGAAGACTTGCCAATTCCTATTTTCAACACAGTATTAAATGGAATAACGGTGAAAGGATCCATCGTCGGCACGAGAAAAGATATGCAAGAAGCGTTGGATTTCGCCGCGCGGGGAAAAGTGCGCCCGATCGTCGAAACCGCTCCATTGGAAAAAATCAATGAAGTATTTGAAAGAATGGAAAAAGGAAAAATTAACGGCCGAGTCGTTTTAACCATCGGTGTCAACCGTTAA
- the prfA gene encoding peptide chain release factor 1, with translation MFERLEAVEERYEKLNQLLMDPEVINDPKKLRDYSKEQSDLEETVQTYREYKSVRKQLDDAKAMLEEKLDPEMREMVKEEIDELEQRQEELINKLKILLLPKDPNDEKNVIMEIRAAAGGEEAALFAGDLYRMYTRYAESQGWKTEVIEASPTGLGGYKEIIFTINGKGAYSKLKYENGAHRVQRVPETESGGRIHTSTATVACLPEMEEIEVEINEKDIRVDTFASSGPGGQSVNTTMSAVRLTHIPTGIVVTCQDEKSQIKNKEKAMKVLRARIYDKYQQEARAEYDQTRKQAVGTGDRSERIRTYNFPQNRVTDHRIGLTIQKLDQVLDGSLDEIIEALILDDQAKKLEQANNES, from the coding sequence GTGTTTGAACGTCTGGAAGCGGTAGAAGAGCGTTATGAAAAATTAAATCAGTTGCTGATGGATCCGGAAGTGATCAATGATCCAAAAAAGCTGCGCGACTATTCGAAAGAGCAGTCGGATTTGGAAGAAACGGTGCAGACATATCGCGAATACAAATCCGTCCGCAAGCAGCTTGACGATGCCAAAGCGATGCTAGAAGAAAAGCTTGATCCGGAAATGCGGGAAATGGTAAAAGAAGAGATTGACGAATTAGAACAACGTCAAGAAGAACTTATCAATAAATTAAAAATTCTTCTTTTGCCAAAAGATCCGAATGATGAGAAAAACGTTATTATGGAAATCCGCGCGGCGGCGGGAGGCGAGGAAGCAGCGCTGTTTGCCGGCGATTTGTACCGGATGTATACGCGTTATGCGGAATCGCAAGGATGGAAGACGGAAGTTATCGAAGCGAGCCCGACTGGATTGGGTGGATATAAAGAAATTATTTTTACGATCAATGGAAAGGGAGCCTATTCCAAGCTGAAATACGAAAACGGCGCACATCGCGTGCAGCGCGTCCCGGAAACGGAATCGGGCGGGCGCATCCACACGTCGACGGCAACGGTTGCCTGCTTGCCGGAAATGGAAGAAATCGAAGTCGAAATCAACGAAAAAGATATTCGTGTCGATACATTCGCTTCAAGCGGGCCGGGCGGACAAAGCGTGAACACCACGATGTCGGCGGTGCGTTTGACACATATTCCGACGGGAATCGTCGTGACGTGCCAAGACGAAAAGTCGCAAATAAAAAACAAAGAAAAAGCGATGAAAGTTTTGCGTGCCCGCATTTATGACAAATACCAGCAAGAAGCGCGGGCGGAGTATGATCAGACGCGTAAACAAGCGGTCGGAACAGGGGATCGTTCCGAGCGGATCCGCACATATAACTTTCCGCAAAACCGCGTGACTGATCACCGCATCGGGCTGACGATTCAAAAGCTTGATCAAGTGTTGGACGGCAGCCTTGACGAGATTATTGAAGCGCTGATCTTAGACGATCAAGCGAAAAAATTGGAGCAAGCGAACAATGAGTCGTAA
- a CDS encoding GAF domain-containing sensor histidine kinase: MNVRDRQQMINLLTGVQSSKKSYYNELRKTVIALKKKNMQLEIINDVTKSFNIDMSIDEMLQNVFDKLQTILPIERISLSMCENEKLVLTNVYPPHSLYFPIGFDFSKKRSLYWKVVESLEKIFYQVNFGKERSYIEDKVYESLGIRSVLLVPLIRKGKVIGVLSIGSKQIMEYDEDDLAFFQQFCDQLAVCIENARLYNEVLTSKKEWEETFRAVSEMIFVVDLKGNILKYNDAAKEFFQLHQREKQDFHQLLSMDIHHSPVLQIVQTKKPVYQEIHFQKRVCELRGYPVLNENEHIYAIIIYINDITEKRRIEAQLVQSGKLAAIGEMAAGIAHELNNPLTAILGNAQLLLRTAAKDDRSYKLLYDIYSCGRRCKTIIQNLLTFSRQDEYMFEDCSVNEAVEQVLGLIGDQIRKQNIIIRKKLDNSLELVEGNIQQIGQIVLNLLINAKDALEEVDVPEKVISIETKSVAEEEKKWVLLTIQDNGKGIEEQYLQEIFNPFFTTKRPGKGTGLGLSVSLGIAQAHGGTIEVASKPGKGSTFMLKLPAKQ, encoded by the coding sequence ATGAACGTAAGAGACCGCCAACAAATGATTAACTTATTAACCGGCGTTCAATCTTCGAAAAAAAGCTACTATAACGAATTAAGGAAAACGGTGATTGCGCTCAAAAAGAAAAATATGCAGCTGGAAATCATTAATGACGTAACAAAAAGTTTTAATATCGATATGTCCATCGATGAAATGTTGCAAAACGTTTTTGATAAGCTGCAAACGATTTTGCCAATCGAGAGAATCAGCTTATCGATGTGTGAAAACGAAAAATTGGTTTTAACGAATGTGTATCCTCCCCACTCATTATATTTTCCGATTGGCTTTGATTTTTCCAAAAAGCGCTCCCTTTATTGGAAAGTAGTTGAATCGCTCGAAAAAATCTTTTATCAAGTAAACTTCGGTAAAGAAAGAAGCTATATAGAAGATAAAGTGTACGAATCTTTAGGGATCCGCAGCGTCTTGTTAGTCCCGCTTATTCGCAAAGGCAAAGTAATCGGCGTGCTCAGTATCGGAAGTAAGCAAATCATGGAATATGATGAAGATGATTTGGCTTTCTTTCAACAATTTTGCGATCAATTAGCTGTATGCATCGAAAACGCTCGTCTTTACAACGAGGTTCTCACTAGTAAAAAAGAATGGGAGGAAACATTCCGCGCGGTTTCGGAAATGATTTTCGTCGTTGATTTAAAAGGGAATATTTTGAAATATAACGATGCGGCGAAAGAGTTTTTCCAACTTCATCAACGGGAGAAGCAAGACTTTCATCAACTTTTGTCAATGGATATCCATCACAGCCCCGTTTTGCAAATTGTGCAAACAAAAAAGCCTGTGTATCAAGAGATTCATTTTCAAAAACGAGTATGCGAATTGCGTGGTTATCCGGTATTAAATGAAAATGAGCATATATATGCCATTATCATTTATATTAATGACATTACGGAAAAACGCCGGATTGAAGCACAGCTAGTTCAATCGGGAAAGTTAGCGGCAATCGGAGAGATGGCAGCGGGCATCGCCCATGAATTAAATAACCCGTTGACGGCTATTTTAGGCAATGCCCAATTGTTGTTGCGGACGGCGGCAAAGGACGACCGCTCCTACAAATTGCTTTACGACATTTATTCGTGCGGACGGAGATGCAAAACGATCATCCAAAACTTATTGACATTTTCCCGCCAAGATGAATATATGTTTGAAGATTGCTCTGTCAATGAAGCGGTGGAGCAGGTGCTCGGGCTAATAGGGGACCAAATTAGGAAACAAAATATTATCATTCGGAAAAAATTAGATAACTCACTGGAATTGGTGGAAGGAAACATTCAGCAAATCGGGCAAATTGTTTTAAATCTTTTAATTAACGCCAAAGACGCCTTGGAAGAAGTGGACGTTCCAGAAAAAGTAATTTCTATTGAAACAAAATCGGTGGCGGAAGAGGAAAAGAAATGGGTGCTTTTAACCATCCAAGACAACGGCAAAGGCATTGAAGAACAATATTTGCAAGAAATTTTCAATCCGTTCTTTACGACGAAAAGGCCAGGGAAAGGAACAGGGCTTGGCTTATCTGTCAGCTTAGGAATCGCGCAGGCTCACGGCGGAACGATCGAAGTGGCAAGCAAGCCTGGCAAAGGAAGTACATTTATGTTAAAGTTGCCGGCAAAGCAATAA
- the prmC gene encoding peptide chain release factor N(5)-glutamine methyltransferase: MSRKIYEVLAWASSFLKQHGKEERAAELLLCHHLRITRAQLLARLRDPIDENARQLFEEDICKHAYEHVPVQYLTGFEQFYGRLFLVNRDVLIPRPETEELVEGVLTRITQLFPRNTTVDVVDVGTGSGAIAITLALENPALSVTAIDISAEALQMAEQNAKRFGADVAFICGDLLQPLIEANRKVDVVVSNPPYIPEDEIASLSPVVKDHEPLRALAGGKDGLDFYRSLTRALPFVLRERALVAFEVGAGQGETVAAMLRKTFPHAKVEVVFDINGKDRMVYATLGK, encoded by the coding sequence ATGAGTCGTAAAATTTACGAAGTCCTTGCATGGGCTTCTTCTTTTTTAAAACAGCATGGAAAAGAAGAACGCGCCGCAGAGCTGTTGCTCTGCCACCATTTGCGAATCACGAGAGCCCAACTGTTGGCGCGGCTGCGCGATCCGATCGATGAAAACGCGCGCCAATTGTTTGAAGAGGATATCTGCAAGCACGCGTATGAACATGTTCCGGTGCAGTATCTCACCGGCTTTGAGCAATTTTACGGCCGGCTGTTTCTTGTCAACCGCGATGTGCTTATTCCGCGCCCGGAGACGGAGGAATTGGTGGAAGGCGTGTTAACGAGAATCACACAGCTTTTTCCGCGAAATACAACGGTGGATGTGGTGGATGTTGGCACGGGAAGCGGGGCGATCGCGATAACATTGGCGCTAGAAAATCCAGCACTTTCCGTCACTGCTATTGATATTTCCGCGGAAGCGCTGCAAATGGCGGAACAAAACGCCAAGCGCTTTGGAGCAGACGTTGCGTTTATTTGCGGCGACTTATTGCAGCCGCTTATCGAGGCAAATCGCAAAGTCGATGTGGTCGTGTCCAATCCGCCGTATATTCCGGAAGACGAAATTGCTTCGCTTTCCCCTGTTGTCAAAGATCACGAACCGCTGCGGGCGCTTGCCGGCGGCAAAGACGGCCTTGATTTTTACCGGAGCTTAACCCGCGCGCTGCCGTTCGTGTTGCGCGAACGCGCGCTTGTTGCCTTCGAAGTGGGGGCCGGGCAGGGAGAGACGGTCGCGGCAATGTTGCGAAAGACGTTTCCACATGCAAAAGTGGAAGTTGTTTTCGACATTAACGGAAAAGACAGAATGGTATATGCTACATTAGGAAAATAA
- a CDS encoding 2,3-butanediol dehydrogenase, giving the protein MKAARWYNARDIRVEEVEEPKAGKGKVKIKVEWAGICGSDLHEYAAGPIFIPVQNPHPVSKDVAPIIMGHEFSGRVVEVGEGVTKVKVGDPVVVEPILRCGECPACKKGKYNLCEHLGFHGLSGGGGGFSEYTVVDEYMVHKMPEGLSFEQGALVEPAAVALHAVRSSKIKPGDKAAVFGTGPIGLLVMEALKAAGASEIYAVEVSKERLQKAKELGATSVINPKEEDPVRKLVELTGGGVDVAFEVTGVPAVLQQAIDSTAFEGETVIVSIWEKEASIQPNNIVLKERNVKGVIAYRDIFPAVMELMKRGYFQAEKLVTKRIKLDDIVAEGFEALIKEKDQVKILVKPE; this is encoded by the coding sequence ATGAAAGCAGCGCGATGGTACAATGCTAGAGACATTCGAGTGGAAGAAGTAGAAGAACCGAAAGCAGGAAAAGGAAAAGTAAAAATTAAAGTCGAATGGGCGGGAATTTGCGGAAGCGATTTGCACGAATATGCGGCAGGTCCAATTTTTATTCCTGTCCAAAATCCTCATCCCGTTAGTAAAGATGTCGCCCCGATTATCATGGGCCACGAATTTTCGGGCCGAGTAGTAGAAGTCGGGGAAGGAGTTACTAAAGTCAAAGTTGGGGATCCTGTCGTTGTTGAACCGATTCTTCGTTGTGGAGAATGCCCGGCTTGCAAAAAAGGGAAATACAATCTTTGCGAACATTTAGGATTCCATGGCCTGTCCGGAGGAGGCGGCGGATTCTCAGAATATACCGTCGTTGATGAATATATGGTGCACAAAATGCCTGAAGGTCTTTCTTTTGAACAAGGAGCGCTAGTGGAACCGGCGGCTGTCGCGTTACATGCTGTCAGATCAAGCAAAATCAAACCTGGTGATAAAGCTGCCGTTTTTGGAACAGGACCGATAGGCCTTCTTGTGATGGAAGCATTGAAAGCGGCTGGCGCCTCGGAAATTTATGCAGTCGAAGTTTCCAAAGAACGTTTGCAAAAAGCGAAAGAGCTTGGCGCCACATCTGTCATCAATCCAAAAGAAGAAGATCCGGTTCGCAAACTTGTCGAATTGACCGGTGGCGGCGTCGATGTTGCGTTTGAAGTAACGGGGGTGCCGGCCGTTTTGCAGCAAGCTATTGACAGCACTGCATTCGAAGGAGAAACGGTTATCGTTAGTATATGGGAAAAAGAAGCAAGCATTCAGCCAAACAATATTGTATTAAAAGAAAGAAATGTGAAGGGAGTTATTGCATACCGCGATATTTTCCCTGCTGTAATGGAATTAATGAAACGAGGCTATTTCCAAGCCGAAAAGCTTGTTACGAAACGAATCAAGCTGGATGATATCGTGGCAGAAGGATTTGAAGCGCTCATTAAAGAAAAAGACCAAGTGAAAATTTTGGTCAAACCAGAATAA
- the rpmE gene encoding 50S ribosomal protein L31 yields MKQGIHPEYKKVIVRCACGNEFESGSVKDELRVEICSECHPFYTGRQKFVSAAGRVDKFNKKYGLK; encoded by the coding sequence ATGAAACAAGGAATTCATCCAGAGTACAAAAAAGTGATCGTGCGTTGCGCATGTGGAAACGAATTCGAAAGCGGTTCTGTTAAAGATGAATTGCGCGTAGAAATCTGCTCTGAATGCCATCCATTCTATACAGGACGTCAAAAATTTGTTTCTGCTGCAGGACGTGTCGATAAATTCAACAAAAAATACGGCTTGAAATAA
- a CDS encoding iron-containing alcohol dehydrogenase, protein MNIHKFVMPEVIFGNGAIEHAGESCLRLGATNVFIVSDPGVIEAGWLDVVIRSCKQANLQYTVFSDVTMNPKDVEVEKGCKAYIENECDAIIGIGGGSPLDVAKAVAILVTNGGKIHDYEGVNKIRKPLPPQVMIPTTAGSGSEVSQFSVIVDTLGQKKMTIISKSLIPDIAIIDPETLSTKNAHLTASTGLDVLTHGIEAYVSLAATPLTDVQAKNAISLVSEYLRPSVASKINKEAKTKMAMASLQAGLAFSNAILGAVHAMSHAVGGKYPVLHGDINSILLPHVMEYNLLANPKKFADIAAFLGVDIRGLSHMEAGRKAIECIKQLTMEIDAPQRLSDIGLEKDEIPHMSLVALDDACMITNPRDVTAEDIEEIFRRAW, encoded by the coding sequence ATGAATATTCATAAATTTGTGATGCCTGAGGTCATTTTTGGGAACGGAGCGATTGAGCATGCGGGGGAAAGCTGTTTGCGGCTTGGGGCAACGAACGTTTTCATTGTCAGCGACCCGGGAGTGATCGAAGCCGGATGGTTAGATGTTGTCATCAGAAGCTGCAAACAGGCGAATTTACAATATACGGTATTTAGCGATGTAACGATGAACCCGAAAGATGTCGAAGTGGAAAAAGGATGCAAAGCTTACATAGAAAATGAATGTGATGCGATCATCGGAATAGGGGGAGGAAGCCCTTTAGATGTGGCGAAGGCTGTTGCGATTTTGGTCACCAATGGAGGAAAAATTCACGATTATGAAGGAGTCAACAAAATCAGAAAACCGCTGCCTCCGCAAGTGATGATCCCAACAACGGCTGGTTCAGGTTCTGAAGTGTCGCAATTTTCAGTTATCGTTGATACGTTGGGGCAAAAAAAGATGACGATCATTTCCAAATCGCTTATTCCAGATATTGCAATTATTGATCCAGAGACGTTATCGACAAAAAACGCCCATTTAACCGCTTCCACCGGTTTGGATGTTTTAACACATGGCATTGAAGCATATGTTAGTTTAGCGGCAACCCCGCTGACCGATGTCCAGGCAAAAAACGCAATTTCTTTAGTATCCGAATATTTGCGCCCATCGGTTGCTTCCAAAATAAACAAAGAAGCGAAAACAAAAATGGCGATGGCTAGTTTGCAGGCTGGTCTTGCGTTTTCTAACGCCATTTTAGGTGCGGTGCATGCTATGTCGCATGCCGTCGGAGGAAAGTATCCGGTTCTCCATGGCGATATCAATTCGATTTTGCTTCCGCATGTGATGGAATATAATTTGCTGGCCAATCCGAAAAAATTTGCGGATATTGCGGCGTTTCTTGGTGTTGACATTCGCGGATTGTCGCACATGGAAGCAGGAAGAAAAGCAATTGAGTGTATCAAACAATTAACGATGGAGATTGACGCTCCGCAGCGGTTATCCGATATAGGGCTGGAAAAAGACGAAATACCGCATATGAGTTTAGTCGCCCTCGATGATGCTTGCATGATCACCAATCCCCGAGATGTGACGGCAGAGGATATTGAAGAGATATTTAGAAGGGCATGGTAG